A single region of the Kwoniella botswanensis chromosome 1, complete sequence genome encodes:
- a CDS encoding alanine-tRNA ligase, whose translation MSFADKKPAVPTTAPHPWPSPSDWPASKVRQTYIDYFVNQPGFEHTFWPSSGVIPFDDDTLLFANAGMNQYKPLFLGTADPKSDLSKLIRAVNSQKCIRAGGKHNDLDDVGKDTYHHTFFEMLGNWSFGNYFKIGALTMAWDLLTRVYGLPKDRLYVTYFEGDAKQGLEPDTEAQQIWRDLGVAESHILPGNAKDNFWEMGATGPCGPCSEIHFDRIGGREVPELVNADDPNVLEIWNNVFIQYNREQSGELRSLPAKHVDTGMGFERLVSVLHNVSSNYDTDVFTPIFAEIQKLTGGRPYQGKLGEEDVDGIDTAYRVIADHIRTLTIAISDGGVPDKDGRGYVLRRILRRGVRYASNKFNVKIGNFFSSLVPVVVDSLSGIFPEVTKKIPELVEILNEEEASFARTLTRGEALFNKYASAALEEKRDVLGGKDIWRLYDTYGFPVDLTQIMAEERGLKIDQEAFEKARLESLEASKAGGKDKGVAGTVKLDVHDLGALEANDQVPKTDDSFKYQLDDIKATVKSIYHSSKFYSSTSELPLNAPFGVLLDKTNFYAESGGQEYDTGVLAIDGEAEFKVEDVQVYNGYVLHIGQMEEGEIKVGDEVICTYDELRRWPIRNNHTGTHILNFGLREVLGDHIDQKGSLVAPTKLRFDFSHGKSITTPELVKIEAICNEWIKKAAPVYAKEMPLAEAYKIPGLRAVFGEAYPDPVRVVSLGYPLEEIAQNIESSKWRGTSIEFCGGTHVAKTDDIKDFVIVEESSIAKGIRRIVAVTGHEAHEVSRKAAEFERRLNRIAELQGKEKEVAMKPYLVELGQSGISLIKKASLKSTFEKMQSELVAAAKAKTAADSKVIQDTIKTFFKENPNDNVYVGEFEVAGGNAKTLSAAVTAGKSLSKAIYVFSTDQETGKVAHTNYLPKEVLDKKVIDGKTWLGEVSKIVGGKGGGKDESATGVGSEPTKAKEAMVVAKNFYLSKVEA comes from the exons ATGTCATTCGCCGATAAAAAACCCGCCGTGCCCACGACCGCTCCTCATCCTTGGCCTTCGCCATCCGACTGGCCCGCTTCAAAGGTCCGACAAACTTATATCGATTACTTTGTCAACCAACCTGGATTCGAACACACTTTCTGGCCATCAAGTGGTGTGATTcccttcgatgatgatactctTCTTTTCGCCAATGCT GGTATGAACCAGTACAAACCTCTTTTCTTAGGTACTGCCGACCCCAAATCAGATCTCTCGAAGTTGATCAGAGCGGTGAACAGTCAGAAATGTATTCGTGCGGGAGGTAAACATAACG atcttgatgatgttggtaAAGATACCTACCATCACACATTCTTCGAAATGTTGGGTAACTGGTCGTTCGGTAACTACTTCAAG ATCGGAGCCTTGACAATGGCCTGGGATCTCCTTACCCGAGTGTATGGATTGCCAAAAGATAGATTATACGTAACTTACTTTGAAGGAGATGCTAAGCAAGGATTAGAGCCGGATACTGAAGCTCA ACAAATCTGGAGGGATCTCGGAGTAGCAGAAAGCCACATCTTGCCTGGTAACGCTAAGGATAACTTCTGGG AAATGGGTGCCACTGGACCTTGCGGACCATGCAG TGAAATTCATTTCGACCGAATCGGTGGCCGAGAGGTACCAGAACTTGTCAATGCCGATGATCCCAACGTTCTTGAAATCTGGAACAACGTTTTCATCCAATATAACCGAGAACAATCAGGAGAATTACGCTCATTGCCCGCCAAACACGTCGACACCGGTATGGGTTTCGAACGATTAGTATCTGTCTTACATAACGTTTCTTCGAATTACGACACCGACGTATTCACACCTATCTTCGCTGAAATCCAGAAATTGACTGGTGGTAGACCATATCAAGGTAAActcggtgaagaagatgtagatggtATCGATACCGCCTATAGGGTAATTGCCGATCACATCAGAACGTTGACAATTGCCATTTCCGATGGTGGTGTCCCTGATAAAGATGGTAGAGGTTATGTGTTAAGAAGAATTCTCAGAAGAGGTGTTAGATACGCTAGTAATAAGTTCAACGTCAAGATTGGAaatttcttctcctctttggTACCGGTGGTGGTTGATTCATTG TCCGGTATTTTCCCCGAAGTGACCAAGAAGATACCTGAATTGGTTGAAATCttgaacgaagaagaagcttctTTTGCTCGAACACTCACTCGAGGTGAAGCTTTGTTCAACAAATACGCCAGTGCCGCcttggaagagaagagggatgtaTTGGGTGGAAAAGACATCTGGAGATTATACGATACTTATGGTTTCCCTGTTGACCTAACCCAAATCATGGCTGAAGAACGAGGTCtgaagattgatcaagaagctTTCGAGAAGGCCAGATTAGAATCGCTCGAAGCGTCCAAGGCGGGAGGTAAAGACAAAGGTGTAGCTGGGACTGTCAAACTGGACGTACATGATCTTGGTGCTTTGGAGGCTAATGATCAAGTCCCAAAGACTGATGATTCGTTCAAATACC AACTGGACGACATCAAAGCTACCGTCAAATCCATCTACCATTCCTCCAAATTCtactcttccacctctgaaCTTCCACTCAACGCTCCTTTCGGTGTTTTACTTGACAAGACCAACTTCTACGCTGAATCCGGTGGTCAAGAATACGATACTGGTGTGCTTGCCATAGATGGAGAGGCTGAATTCAAAGTAGAAGATGTTCAAGTATACAATGGTTATGTGCTGCATATTGGTCAGATggaggaaggtgaaatcaAAGTCGGAGATGAAGTCATCTGTACTTacgatgag CTCCGACGATGGCCTATCCGAAACAACCACACAGGAACGCACATCCTGAACTTTGGCCTTCGAGAAGTACTCGGTGACCATATCGACCAAAAGGGATCTCTCGTCGCTCCTACCAAACTTCGATTCGATTTCTCACATGGTAAATCCATAACGACACCCGAGCTTGTCAAAATTGAAGCCATCTGTAACGAATGGATCAAGAAAGCTGCTCCAGTCTACGCCAAGGAAATGCCTCTGGCTGAAGCTTACAAGATCCCGGGACTTAGAGCAGTATTCGGCGAAGCTTACCCTGATCCTGTGCGAGTGGTATCTCTCGGTTACCCCTTGGAAGAGATTGCTCAGAATATCGAAAGTTCCAAATGGAGGGGAACGAGTATCGAATTCTGCGGTGGTACCCATGTAGCCAAGACAGACGATATCAAGGATTTCGTCATTGTTGAAGAATCATCGATCGCAAAGGGGATTAGACGTATTGTAGCTGTGACAGGACATGAAGCTCATGAGGTATCGAGGAAAGCTGCCGAGTTCGAAAGAAGGCTGAACAGGATTGCGGAATTGCAAGGTAAAGAAAAAGAAGTTGCTATGAAACCATATTTAGTC GAACTTGGTCAAAGTGGTATCTCTTTAATCAAGAAAGCTTCGTTGAAGTCCACTTTCGAAAAGATGCAATCTGAATTAGTCGCCGCTGCCAAAGCCAAGACTGCTGCTGATTCCAAAGTCATCCAAGATACTATCAAGACCTTCTTCAAGGAGAACCCTAATGATAATGTATACGTTGGTGAATTTGAAGTTGCAGGTGGCAATGCTAAA ACATTATCTGCCGCTGTCACCGCTGGTAAATCCCTTTCCAAAGCCATCTACGTATTCTCCACCGACCAAGAGACTGGTAAAGTCGCTCATACCAATTACTTACCTAAGGAAGTGTTGGATAAGAAGGTCATAGATGGTAAGACCTGGTTGGGAGAAGTTAGTAAGATCGTCGGTGGTAAG GGCGGTGGTAAAGACGAATCTGCTACTGGTGTAGGAAGCGAACCCACCAAAGCCAAGGAGGCTATGGTGGTCGCTAAGAACTTCTATCTGTCCAAGGTAGAGGCTTGA